The genomic window TGATGCGGTCCTCATCCAGGGCCGTGCCGACCCTGAAAGTGACACCTTCAGCTTCGAGCGCTTTTTTCAATGCGCCGGCAAGATCCTTATCCTCATGCGGAATGATCTGGTTCCCTGCTTCGACCACAGTGACATGTGACCCGAGATCGGTCAGTATGCTCGCAAATTCAAGACCGATGACACCTCCACCGATGATCACCATCCTGGAAGGGATGTGATCGAGTGTCATCATGTCATCGCTTGAAAGTACGAGGGAACCATCGAATGGAAGGAACGGCAATGGCCGCGGTTGTGATCCCGTCGCAACCAGCACATGCTGGTTGATGAGGATTTCACTCTCCGCATCCTCGTCTTCGGGGTGTTCGACCGCCACGGTACCTGCCATCGGAGAGAATATGGAGGGTCCGAGTATGCGTCCATGGCCATTGAAGACATCCACCTTATGCTTCTTCATGAGATGTCTGACCCCGTTGTACATCTGATCGACCACTTCCTGTTTCCGCTCCTGCACCTTTCCCATATCGATTTCAGGCTCGACAGAACCTATGCCGAAGATGCCGGCATGCTTCATTGTATTGGCAACCTCCGCAGATTTGAGCATGCTTTTCGTGGGTATGCAGCCCTTATGGAGACATGTGCCCCCGAGCTTCTCCTTTTCGACGACTGCCGTCTTCATGCCGAGCTGGCTCGCCTTGATGGCTGCAACATAGCCGGCAGTCCCGCCGCCCAGTATGACCAGGTCATATTCGTATGCCATTATATCCACTCCTACATATAGGTTTTCATTTCTTCCCTGCCTGTCAGAACACGGTATGCCCCTTCCGCCAGCGCCTGCATCTCCTCTTCCCCCGGATAGACTGAGACCGGTGCAATGAATGAAATATAGGGCCTGACGAGGTCTATGAGATACGTGCTGTGGGCCATGCCTCCTGTAAAGATGATCTGGTCGACCTGTCCCTTCAATATGGCAGAACGGGAGCCGATCTCCTTTGCAAGCTGTGCGGCAAGTGCCTTGAATATCTTTTCGGTCGCTTTGTCCCCGGAAACTGCACGCTTTTCAAGCTCAAGAGCGTCCTGGGTGCCTGCGAGGGAGATGAAGCCGCCCTCCTTCGTCAATATCTCATAGATGCTGTCGTAATCGAGGCTGTTCTCAGTGATGTATCTGGCCAGGCTGCCGTTCGGCAATGAGCCTGTACGGGTCGGACTCATCGGTCCTTCGCCGGACAGCCCGTCATTCACATCGATCACCCTGCCCTTTTCATGTGCTCCGACAGTGATGCCGCCCCCCATATGAGAGACGATGACATTGACATCGGTATAGCGTTTTCCGATGGACGCGGCATACTTGCGGGCAACCGCCTTCTGATTGAGCGCATGAAAGACGGATTTCCTTTCGATGCCGCTGAGCCCTGTAAGGCGCACCGCCTCGGTCATTTCGTCCACGACCACCGGATCCGTGATGACTGCCCTGCAGCCATACTTTTCACGGAAACGGGCGGCGATGATGCCGCTAAGATTGGAGGCATGCCTGCCATACCTGTATGAGCCGAGATCATCGGTCATCTTGTCATTTATATCATATGTGCCGCCCTCTATAGGCTTCAACAGGCCGCCGCGTGCGCTGACGATATCGATGGATTCCGGAAAGATATCATTCCTTCCAAGAAAGCCTGTGATTGCATCGAGCCTGAAATCTATCTGGTCATGGAGCGGCCTGATGATTTCGTCGATCGGATGACTCATCGTTTCAGATATCAAGCTTTGGTCGTTCTCATATACCGCCACTTTGGTGGAGGTTCCTCCGAGGTTGACTACAAGGATGGTATATTGCATGCGGCGATCTACCTCCTGTTGAGAGTTGTCACTTCATTGAGTGAGAAAGTGCTTCTGACGCGCATCATGCTGTCTATGCGCTCTTCTGCAAGACGGTCTGCTGCGACAGTCGGTGTTACACCGTCACGCTTGGCGATGGAGAATATCTTATCCATCTGGTTGTATATCTCCTTAACCTTGCTTTTCGCGCGTTCTGCATTATATCCCTGCAGCTCGTCTGCAACGTTGATGACCCCGCCGCAGTTCACTACATAGTCGGGCGCATAGACGATGCCGAGCTCCTCAAGCTGGCTGCCATGCTTGTCGCTGTCAAGCAGCTGGTTGTTGGCACTGCCGCATACAGCCTTCACTTTGAGCTCCGGAATCGTGTCGTCGTTCAGGATGCCGCCGAGCGCGCATGGTGCAAAGATGTCCGCCTCGACAGAATAGATGTCTTCAATGCCTACCGCTTCAGCACCGAAGTCATTTACCGCCCGTTCCACGGAATCATCATTGATGTCCGTGACGATCAGTTTGGCCCCTTCTTCATGCAGATGTCTGCAGAGGTTGTAAGACACGTTGCCGACGCCCTGGACGGCAATCGTCCTGCCTTCGAGTGAATCATCACCAAACGCTTCCTTAGCCGTCCGCTTCATTGCCATGTATACACCATATGCGGTCATCGGACTTGGATTCCCGCCGGATCCGTATGACTCGCTGATGCCGCATACATATGGCGTTTCCTGATAGATCGTGTCCATGTCATTGACCGTAGTGCCCACATCTTCAGCGGTGATGTACCTGCCACCGAGACTGTTCACATATCTGCCCAGCGCCCTGAAGAAGGCCTCGGATTTGTCCTTCTCGGCATCTCCGATGACGACCGTCTTGCCGCCTCCGAGGTTGAGTCCTGCAGCCGCGTTCTTGTAGGTCATGCCCTTGGCAAGGCGAAGTACATCCTCTATCGCCTCTTCCTCCGTGTCATATTTCCACATTCTGCATCCGCCGAGTGCCGGACCGAGGGTAGTGTCATGTATGCATATGATCGCTTTCAGTCCACTTGTTTCATCATGGCAGAAAATCAGCTGTTCGTAGTCGTATTGCTCCATCTTTTCAAATATCATTCTTTATCACTCCAGTAGTTTATTTGGAAATCATCATTGCCAGGTTTATGGAATTATATCTGTCTTCGGCACTGTCGGCCCTTGAAGTCAGGACGATGGGTACTTTGGCCCCGGTGATGACGGAAGCGACTTTCGCCCCCGCAGCGTAGACCAGGGATTTATATAGTATGTTGCCCGACTCTATATTCGGTGCAATCAGTATATCCACGTCTCCTGCCACCTCCGAGGCCGAGCCTTTATGGCGGGCTGCATCTTCAGAAATCGCCATGTCAAATTGCAGTGGTCCCTCTATTGTACTATCAAACCCAAAGTTTTTGGCATCTGAATGTGCCAGCAAGTCTGCATCGGTGGTGGACGGCATCTTATCAGTGACTTTGTCTACTGCGGACAAAAGGGCCACTTTAGGCTTTTTGATGCCAAGCCGATGCGCACATTCAAGTGCATTATCGATGATCTTCCCCTTCTGGTCGAGCGTCGGGGCAATGTTCATGCCTGCATCGCTCAGGAGGACGGCCTTATGATAGTTGGGTATGTCGAAAAGTGCCACATGGCTGAGGAGACGTGTATGTATGAGTCCATACTCCTTTTTTAACACTTCCTTCATTAAAATGGAAGTTGGAACCAGGCCCTTCATGAGTATGTCGGCCTCCCCCGAGGCGACAAGTTCCAGGGCGCGCACTGCTGCTTCCTGGTCGTCCGCCGCATGATGTATTGTAATCGCATGGCCGATCATATGGCCGGCACCCAATGAGTGAAGCATGGATTCAAGTGAGCTGCAATCGTCCACAAGATGGCAGACCACCCCTTTTTCTTCAATTACGCGTATAAGGGGTTTCAGCACTTCAGGGTCTGCCGCCCTGCATACTGAAAGCGCTGTCATTTTATTTTTGTCCCCTATGAAAATTTCATCGAAATTCATGTTCCTACCTCCCCTACAATTTTTATTATACATATCCGCTTATGAATTTGCAGGATTTTAGATAAACATGGAATGTTCTGAAGATTCATATAAAATCATTTGTTTTATTACTCATCTCCCATGGGTTATAATGGGTCTATACAAATAATCAGGGTGATTCTATGCAGAAGGTGATTGCGCTCGTCATACTTGTCATACCGGTATTTCTGGCAGGTCTGGGCATCAAATATATGAGGGACAGTGTTTTCGGCATCGTCAATGATCCATTCACGCTTACAGTCGTACAGTTCATCGTCGGTCTTGTTCTGACGGTGGTCGGGGTATGGTTCATCGGTGGCTACATACTGCACCGCGAGCAGCGACAGAAAAGGGTTCAGGAACGTTTCCTGGAGAGGTCGAGACAATTGAAGGACGAGGAAAAAAGAGAAAGAGACGAATTGTAGATCAATTCGTCTCTTTCTCTTTGGCTGCTATCAATGTTTTTGCATTCTCCAGTGCTGCATCGGTGATGTCCGAGCCGCTAAGCATCCTTGCAATCTCGTAGACATGGTCGTCCGCATCAAGATATTTGGCGCTTGATGCTGTCCGCTGGTCCATGGTCTCCTTTGATACATACAGGTGGTGGTCCGCGAGTGCGGCCGCCTGGGGCAGATGCGAGATTGAAATGACCTGGCGCGTCCTTGAGAGGATCTGCATCTTCTCGGCCATGCGGGTGGCGACGAATCCACTGACGCCGGTATCTATTTCATCTAGGATCAGCATGCTCTGTGCATCGAACTCTGTAAAGATTGTCCGAAGCGCAAGCATCACCCTAGCGATTTCACCGCCTGAGGCGATGCGGTTCATCGCTTTGAGCGGCTCTCCCGCATTGGTGGAGATGAGGAACTCGACACCGGAGTACCCGCGTGAGTCGAAGGTCGCCTCCCTGACGCTGATTTCAAAGTCCGCTTCAGGCATATCCAGGTCCTGCAGCTCCTTCTTGATCCTGTTTTCAAGGAAGTGCTTCTGTTCTATCCTGTAGTCATGCAGTTCCTTGGCATGCTTTTCCATCTGCTTCAGCATCTTATCCTTTTTCTTTTCAAGTGCATCGAATGACTGTGCAATGTTCTCCAGCTGTTCGATGTCGTCTGCCAGTGCGCGCCTGTAATCGATCAGTTCGTCCAGCGTCTTGTTGTACTTGCGCTTCAGCGAGTTGAGGCTGGAGAGGCGTGCCTGTTTCGCATTGAGGCTCTCCTCGTCATAGTCCAGGGTGGAAAGGTCGCTCCCCACCCTGCTGTCGAGTTCATTCAGCAGATGGTAGGCTTCAATCACCGTATCACTGAATTCCCTATAGCTTTCATCATAATTGGCCAGTGTTTCAATATGGCCATGGATGTCGTACAGGAGGGTCTGTGGTGCATATTCCGAACTGAGCTGGGCATGTATGAGGGAGAGTGTATTATTGATCTTTTCGAAATTATCGAGGTAGCTTATCTCCTCTTCGAGCCGTTCCTCTTCCCCCTCTTCGAGCTCCATCCCGGTGAGTTCCTCGTACTGGTGCTGATACATCTGGAGCTGCTGGACCCTGTTCTTATCCTTGTATTCAAGTTCACTGATCCTGGCTTCAAGGGCTTTGAAGCGTTCGAAGCTGTCCCTGTATCTGCCGAAGGCCTCCCTGTCGGCCACATCGATATAGCGGTCGAGATACCGTATGTGCATGCTGTGCTCGAGTGCTTCGGACTGGGAGGACTGGGAATGGATGCTGACGACTTCATCCATGATCTCCTTGAGGGCCCCGAGGGTGATCATGTGGGAATTTATCTTGATGATGCTTTTGCGGTTCTGCATGACTTCCCTTCTGACGATATAGAGTTCGTCCTCCTCTATATCATTCTTCGCCAGCAGATCCTGCATCTTCTCCGATTCAGGAAAATCGAAGACACCCTCAATGACTGCACCTTCGGTTTCGTGACGGATGTCCTCTACCGATGCACGTTTGCCATAGAGGTATCTGATCGCTTCGATGATCATCGATTTCCCGGCACCGGATTCCCCGGAGATGACGGTGAGCCCACTGTCGAAATCAAGTTCAATATCCTTGAGCACTGCCAGGTTCTTAATCTTTAGACGTATGAGCAAATTAAACACTCCAATTTAGATCAAATTGAATATCCGATCCCTGATTTCCTTCTGTGCTTCCTCGTTCCTGCATATCATGAGACATGTGTCGTCACCACATATCGTGCCGACGACCTCCTCCCATTCGAGCTGATCGATGATGGCCCCGATCGACTGGGCATTTCCGGGCAGCGTCTTCAACACCAGCAGGTTTTCTGTATAATCCAGTTTTACGAAGCTGTCCATGAGATACCTGCCCAGCTTTTCGAGAGGATGGAACTTGCGGTCCTTGGGCATGCTGTAGATATAGGCGCCGCTCGGAGTAGGCACTTTGATGAGCTGGAGTTCCTTGATGTCCCGGGAGACTGTGGCCTGGGTGACATTGAAGTTGTATTCATTCAGCCGTTCCACCAGCTCCTCCTGAGTCTCCACCTTGCTGTTGGTAATGATTTCCCTGATCTTTATCTGTCGAATTGATTTATTAGACATGGTTGTCCTCCTCACGTACCCCTTTTGTATATTTATACATATAATATCACAAAATGGATTTGGATGACATAAAAAAGGACATCAGCCATAAACACTATGCTGAATGTCCTCTTCTTCTATGGTTGATGCGGCGCCCTGACCATGTCTCAAGTAGAACAGATATTCGATGTTCCCTTTGGTTCCGGTGATCGGGGACCGGGCGAGCCCTTCCGCTGAAAGCCCGAGGGCCCTGCATTCCGCAAGTACACGCCGTATTACATTTTCATGCGTTTCCTTTGATGTGATGATGCCGCTGTCCTCCCTTTCTTCAAGGTAGGATTCAAACTGGGGCTTGATGAGTGCAACGATTTCATATTCGTGACCGAACAGATGAACGATATGGCGCAATATCGGAATGATGGATGTGAACGATACATCTATAGTGAACACGTCCGGCTTCAGGTTGAATTGGGAAACCTCCGTATCCTTGAAGTTCGTCTGTTCCATCACGCTTACACGATCATCGGTACGGAGCCTGTAGTCGAGCTGGTTGGTGCCGACATCGACTGCATAAACATATACAGCTCCTTTTTGGAGGGCGCAGTCCGTAAAACCGCCCGTAGAACTGCCAATATCGGTGACCACCTTCCCTGAAAGTTCCATACCGAAGGATTTTACGGCATGGTCAAGCTTGATGCCGCCCCTCGACACATATGGTTTGATGTTCTTGAACCGTATGTCGGCCTTATTGATGTCAATGATTTCGGAAGGCTTATAGACGGGTTGGTTGTTGTTGAGCACCTTTCCCGCCATGATGATCCGCCTGACTTCCTCCAGGGTGCCCAGATTGAAGTGCTCATGGAGATGATCGTCAATTCTTGATTTCTTTTTCATTTTCCAGCTCCAGGAGTGTTTTGGACTGAAGGATGATATTATCTGCAGTGATGCCGATATCCTCCAGAAGCTTATTGACATCCCCATGCTCTACATATTCATTATCGATGCCGATCCGTCTGATTCCATTCTTGAATCCATGGTCGGCCATGAAGGCAGCGATCATACTGCCGAGC from Salinicoccus sp. RF5 includes these protein-coding regions:
- a CDS encoding TlyA family RNA methyltransferase; translation: MKKKSRIDDHLHEHFNLGTLEEVRRIIMAGKVLNNNQPVYKPSEIIDINKADIRFKNIKPYVSRGGIKLDHAVKSFGMELSGKVVTDIGSSTGGFTDCALQKGAVYVYAVDVGTNQLDYRLRTDDRVSVMEQTNFKDTEVSQFNLKPDVFTIDVSFTSIIPILRHIVHLFGHEYEIVALIKPQFESYLEEREDSGIITSKETHENVIRRVLAECRALGLSAEGLARSPITGTKGNIEYLFYLRHGQGAASTIEEEDIQHSVYG
- the ahrC gene encoding transcriptional regulator AhrC/ArgR translates to MSNKSIRQIKIREIITNSKVETQEELVERLNEYNFNVTQATVSRDIKELQLIKVPTPSGAYIYSMPKDRKFHPLEKLGRYLMDSFVKLDYTENLLVLKTLPGNAQSIGAIIDQLEWEEVVGTICGDDTCLMICRNEEAQKEIRDRIFNLI
- the recN gene encoding DNA repair protein RecN codes for the protein MLIRLKIKNLAVLKDIELDFDSGLTVISGESGAGKSMIIEAIRYLYGKRASVEDIRHETEGAVIEGVFDFPESEKMQDLLAKNDIEEDELYIVRREVMQNRKSIIKINSHMITLGALKEIMDEVVSIHSQSSQSEALEHSMHIRYLDRYIDVADREAFGRYRDSFERFKALEARISELEYKDKNRVQQLQMYQHQYEELTGMELEEGEEERLEEEISYLDNFEKINNTLSLIHAQLSSEYAPQTLLYDIHGHIETLANYDESYREFSDTVIEAYHLLNELDSRVGSDLSTLDYDEESLNAKQARLSSLNSLKRKYNKTLDELIDYRRALADDIEQLENIAQSFDALEKKKDKMLKQMEKHAKELHDYRIEQKHFLENRIKKELQDLDMPEADFEISVREATFDSRGYSGVEFLISTNAGEPLKAMNRIASGGEIARVMLALRTIFTEFDAQSMLILDEIDTGVSGFVATRMAEKMQILSRTRQVISISHLPQAAALADHHLYVSKETMDQRTASSAKYLDADDHVYEIARMLSGSDITDAALENAKTLIAAKEKETN
- the lpdA gene encoding dihydrolipoyl dehydrogenase, whose amino-acid sequence is MAYEYDLVILGGGTAGYVAAIKASQLGMKTAVVEKEKLGGTCLHKGCIPTKSMLKSAEVANTMKHAGIFGIGSVEPEIDMGKVQERKQEVVDQMYNGVRHLMKKHKVDVFNGHGRILGPSIFSPMAGTVAVEHPEDEDAESEILINQHVLVATGSQPRPLPFLPFDGSLVLSSDDMMTLDHIPSRMVIIGGGVIGLEFASILTDLGSHVTVVEAGNQIIPHEDKDLAGALKKALEAEGVTFRVGTALDEDRISKGEDAITLHFDEGEDTFDKALVAIGRAPNTEDLGLGNTKIQLDGGYISTNEYYQTKDANIYAVGDAIGNLQLAHVATKEAVIAVEHMAEKRPYTLDYTTVPRCIYTHPEVASIGRTEKELKEAGMEYSVHKVPFAAVGKAVIAHGGKGFGKMLVEPEAKDILGLSLIGPGATELINEAALAKFLDASALEVGSATHAHPSIGEVLMELGLDAEGIGIHV
- the buk gene encoding butyrate kinase, producing the protein MQYTILVVNLGGTSTKVAVYENDQSLISETMSHPIDEIIRPLHDQIDFRLDAITGFLGRNDIFPESIDIVSARGGLLKPIEGGTYDINDKMTDDLGSYRYGRHASNLSGIIAARFREKYGCRAVITDPVVVDEMTEAVRLTGLSGIERKSVFHALNQKAVARKYAASIGKRYTDVNVIVSHMGGGITVGAHEKGRVIDVNDGLSGEGPMSPTRTGSLPNGSLARYITENSLDYDSIYEILTKEGGFISLAGTQDALELEKRAVSGDKATEKIFKALAAQLAKEIGSRSAILKGQVDQIIFTGGMAHSTYLIDLVRPYISFIAPVSVYPGEEEMQALAEGAYRVLTGREEMKTYM
- a CDS encoding Glu/Leu/Phe/Val dehydrogenase, giving the protein MIFEKMEQYDYEQLIFCHDETSGLKAIICIHDTTLGPALGGCRMWKYDTEEEAIEDVLRLAKGMTYKNAAAGLNLGGGKTVVIGDAEKDKSEAFFRALGRYVNSLGGRYITAEDVGTTVNDMDTIYQETPYVCGISESYGSGGNPSPMTAYGVYMAMKRTAKEAFGDDSLEGRTIAVQGVGNVSYNLCRHLHEEGAKLIVTDINDDSVERAVNDFGAEAVGIEDIYSVEADIFAPCALGGILNDDTIPELKVKAVCGSANNQLLDSDKHGSQLEELGIVYAPDYVVNCGGVINVADELQGYNAERAKSKVKEIYNQMDKIFSIAKRDGVTPTVAADRLAEERIDSMMRVRSTFSLNEVTTLNRR
- a CDS encoding phosphate acyltransferase translates to MNFDEIFIGDKNKMTALSVCRAADPEVLKPLIRVIEEKGVVCHLVDDCSSLESMLHSLGAGHMIGHAITIHHAADDQEAAVRALELVASGEADILMKGLVPTSILMKEVLKKEYGLIHTRLLSHVALFDIPNYHKAVLLSDAGMNIAPTLDQKGKIIDNALECAHRLGIKKPKVALLSAVDKVTDKMPSTTDADLLAHSDAKNFGFDSTIEGPLQFDMAISEDAARHKGSASEVAGDVDILIAPNIESGNILYKSLVYAAGAKVASVITGAKVPIVLTSRADSAEDRYNSINLAMMISK
- a CDS encoding DUF2627 domain-containing protein, with the translated sequence MQKVIALVILVIPVFLAGLGIKYMRDSVFGIVNDPFTLTVVQFIVGLVLTVVGVWFIGGYILHREQRQKRVQERFLERSRQLKDEEKRERDEL